In Oscillatoria acuminata PCC 6304, a single window of DNA contains:
- a CDS encoding ABC transporter ATP-binding protein has product MLYLKNLTYHPTATPTPILKSIDLEFAPQQLGLIIGPSGSGKSTLLEILGGLAEKTQGEIFWRDQLLTPAHLQQLGGLVFQFPERHFCCGTLLEELRLGHPELGSERVHEALKEVGLDGLSLQTAPQSLSGGQQRRLALAVQLIRQPHLLLLDEPTAGLDWSMRRNLVTLLAKLKKHWSLLVVTHDAGDLLPIADCCWTLNHGELQSVEPNKLAISTQLSMVSS; this is encoded by the coding sequence ATGCTTTATCTGAAAAACCTAACTTACCATCCCACCGCGACTCCTACGCCGATTCTCAAGTCCATTGACCTAGAATTTGCCCCACAACAGTTAGGCTTGATTATTGGGCCAAGCGGTTCTGGTAAATCCACCTTGTTAGAAATTTTGGGAGGGTTGGCGGAAAAAACCCAAGGGGAGATTTTCTGGCGGGATCAACTCTTGACCCCAGCCCATTTACAACAATTGGGGGGCTTGGTGTTTCAGTTCCCGGAACGGCATTTTTGTTGTGGGACCCTGTTGGAAGAGTTGCGCTTGGGGCATCCGGAACTGGGGTCGGAACGGGTCCATGAAGCCCTTAAAGAAGTGGGTTTGGATGGGTTATCGTTGCAGACAGCGCCCCAATCCCTCAGTGGGGGACAGCAGCGCCGACTCGCATTGGCAGTACAATTAATTCGGCAGCCTCATTTGCTGTTACTGGATGAACCGACGGCGGGTTTAGATTGGTCGATGCGGCGCAATTTAGTCACGCTGTTGGCGAAGTTGAAGAAGCACTGGAGTTTGTTGGTTGTCACCCATGATGCCGGGGACCTGTTGCCGATCGCCGATTGCTGTTGGACCCTCAATCACGGGGAACTCCAAAGTGTTGAACCCAATAAACTCGCCATCAGCACTCAACTCTCGATGGTCAGTTCTTGA